In Procambarus clarkii isolate CNS0578487 chromosome 17, FALCON_Pclarkii_2.0, whole genome shotgun sequence, the sequence gatgtactcgccaggcaggtttggatggccatGATGCAAAGATGTACttgccaggcaggtttggatggccatgatgcaaagatgtactcgccaggcaggtttggatggtcacgacacaaagatgtactcgccaggcaggtttggatggccatgatgcatggatgtactcgccaggcaggtttggatgatcATGATACAAAACTGTACTTTTCAGCAAAACTGTACTATTTATGGATGGTCATGGTACAAAGAGGAACTTGATTCAAAGAAAGGTTCAAATTATCCCAGAAATAAAGACTTTAATAAAATGCATAACTTATTGCATTGCAATACGTTATGCATTTTGAATTGATATACAAATTGGATTTTAATTGCAATATTTATCTCTTTTTCTTTTACAGAGAAAACATTGTTAAGAGCAACAGCAGTATCTGATGAGTACAGCAGCTGTAGCAAGACCAGGCGACAGAGCAGTGCCtgagaacagcagcagcatcacaggAAGAAGCTGCACATCCATAAGTActctacagcagcagcagttgtggtCAGAGCCAAAGatgagtcaacaccaccacaatggcCACAGGAAACAATACAACAAGAAAGTCAGGATTAACagggcgaggaagaggcagagtttGGTGACGACTTCTGCTGTGTTGCGGCTGTTTATTGTGATGGCTGCTACGGTGTCTCTTGTTCACACCCTGCCTCTCCCGGCCCCTGCTGACTCCTTGCCTCTCCCGGCACCTGATGACTCCCTGCCTCTCCCGGCCCCTGCTGATACTCTGCCTCTCCAGGCCCCTACTGACACCCTGCCTCTCCCGGCCCCTGCTGACTCCCTGCCTCTCCCGGTACCTGCTGACACCCTGCCTCTCCAGGCCCCTGCTGATACTCTGCCTCTCCCGGCACCTGCTGACTCCCTGCCTCTCCAGGCCCCTGCTGACATCGGGCTTGTTAATATCGTGCCTGATGGCATGGTGACTGTTGACATAGGGTTAGTTGACATGATTCCTACTAACACTCTGCCTGTTGGCACGGTGCTTGCTGATATCCTACCGGTTGAAACGTTATCTGCTGGCACCCTGCCTGCTGACATGGTACCTGCTGATACAGCATctggtgactcatcgcctgatccATCATctggtgactcatcacctgctgaTCCATCATCTGCTGACCCATCACCTGCTGACCTGACAACTGCCTACCTGTTTCCATCTACTCTGTCCTCAACTTATCCAACTCGTCAAGGTATGTGTTATCATGTTATGAACAAGGCTGTTCTTCATAATTTAAAATAACAAAAGTTCATTAACGTAGGTGAAATTGCACACCAGATGAGAACAGATTACTTACAAAAGCACATGTGGCATGTTAAGTATGCAAATGAAGGTTTATGCTTAATTAAGTAAACAGTCAGCATATGTAAAGTAACCAGTAGGCATGTAATGCGTTAAGTTTACATGGGGAATTGAATGTATTAGTTAATTCTTATTTGTGCTGGCAGCATTTTGAAATGTTAATACCTAATTTGGAATAACATACAAATCCtgttatatgtatatgtaattacATATCAAGAAACTAGGCTAATGTCTTGATATGCATCATGCATTAGGTTGTAGTTTTTTCTTGTGATTCACAGACACTAGTGTAATAGATCATAAGCAGTTTGTAAGCATAGTTACCATACCTTAAGAGTTATAAAGTAATTGAACAGAGGTGCCCTATGTCCATATAGCTTAAATTTAATGGTCGACAGAGTTGTCATGAAATTTTATACACGAGCTGAAGGTGCAATTCTGCTACATTTCCAGCTGTGGTTTAAAGGGACGGATGTATACCACTGATTTAAGAAATATTATACTTTGTAACGGGTTTTTCGTGGGTGGCAATATACTACATACCTGGAGATGTTTCATTGTTATTAGGTATATATAATACATGCTATGTTACCTGTTATTTTAGCTACACGTGTCTGTTAAAGTAAACTTGGCTACACGGAGTGAGAAAGCTAGCAACTTTACTGCCTCCCAGAGTTAAAAGTCAGTTTGTCTATTGATGTAGTAGATATAGAACATGTACTACTGGGCAACTACTCCAACAATTAATTACCCTTTTTATCTTTAAGTTAAACAATTGTTTTAGGGTCAAGTATTCAATAAGTGGGTTACAATTTAAGATAAAAATATGTCCACTgttgtatataatgtaataaaatTTTTATTGTCAATAAAAATTTGAGAAACTGCATAAGTGACAAAAATCTTGCAAACTCTTTCTATAAGTTTCTAATGAGGGAAAGATTTTTCCACATGGTAGGGAGAAATAACAGGTAGAGTAAGCTTTACCATTAAATAATATTAACACAATACAATGTTACGGCcggctcgggacgcaacggggttctcactctgatgttgttagaggaagatatatgtatccgttcccaagccagtagtggctatcaagggatgagatccgtgacgcaagtaacttaaaagggagtagggaaagaaagttaagaacttaatattataatgttcaccatcaccgattaaatatatagaataaaagagtacacaagggggaggggtattaacactttacaaggggatcatgcacaatctagtcttctgctgaagactcttgatcaagaagctaggtgctgagtccgcggtgctttcttcgtggcctcaagacgtgtcttctgagaatgccgagcctaccctggccacaggtcagccaaaacacaggtccactgggggcaccgtcgtggaggccgtcaaccacacgtccagcaggtctgctggcaggtactgagccaccaaggctggtacaggccactccacgaacgataaaaggggtacgccctagacaggagtctcgtgtgatatcaccaatcaccctcctgtcctcaataccccagtggattatcgtctccaacagtcggt encodes:
- the LOC123753567 gene encoding uncharacterized protein, whose product is MSTAAVARPGDRAVPENSSSITGRSCTSISTLQQQQLWSEPKMSQHHHNGHRKQYNKKVRINRARKRQSLVTTSAVLRLFIVMAATVSLVHTLPLPAPADSLPLPAPDDSLPLPAPADTLPLQAPTDTLPLPAPADSLPLPVPADTLPLQAPADTLPLPAPADSLPLQAPADIGLVNIVPDGMVTVDIGLVDMIPTNTLPVGTVLADILPVETLSAGTLPADMVPADTASGDSSPDPSSGDSSPADPSSADPSPADLTTAYLFPSTLSSTYPTRQGVCAEDKFSCLDGSRCIPMRWQCDGDRDCDDNSDELSCVEPVILNTVNGIKICHINYYHDAIKRNIVL